TGCTGCTAAGACCTCCCAGCCCTGAGTCCTGGCATCTGACTtgaaactgcagggacaaaaactgCTACCCATAGCTCCTGAATTCGAAGTGAAGCTTGTTATTGGCTCCCTTTGGACTCTACTCCAGACCTTAGCCAGGAGTTCTGGTCTAGCTTAGAGTCAAAGGTCCCCATGGCTTCTCCACCCAGCAGGTGAGGTAGGGAGGGGTTCCTCCAAGCCCTTTAGGACGATCCTTAGGCCTGGTACAGCAGCCTGGGGGCCTCCACCTGGGGTCAAAGGGTAGAAGcgtgggtgagggagggaggccagAGGCAGCCGAGCAGGCAGGCACAAGAGGACAGGCACTGTGATAAAGGCTCCGGATGGGCTCTTCTAAGGAATCCAGAGCTTGATGCTAAGATGGCCAGATAGTGACTGGCCTTTCTCACAACCCCGCGGCTTCTCAACCTGATCCAGTCTTTACTTGTCCTTTCAGACCAGTGGCCTGATTTTGGGTGGTCTTTCTGTAGAATAGGTGAGTGTTGGAAGTAGCCTGGACCACACTCCCTTTTTCTTGAACACCAGTCAGTTGGTCCCAGGACCTCCTGGCCTTGCAGCCTGGGCACTCAAGCCTCCTGGGAGAGAGGCAGTCTATTTCCCTTTGCAAAATCCCTTCCATCCCACCTTGCCATACAATGTGTACTGAGGCTAAGTGGTCTACTCTTCTGTGCCAGACATCTCTTCCAATCAGGCCATTGGGAGATAGGGTGGGTATTTGGGGCAGGCTCAGATCCCTGAGAATCTGCACCTCTTGGTGGGGGGGTGAATACacggggtggggcagggagacaAGTCCACACATGGGGAACCCAGCTCTGCAGTAAGATTCTACTTGTAGTGCTCAGAGGCCCCAGgaccctctccctttcctcttcccagagtcCTTATAAGCATCCCTAGGGTCCTGTGTCCCAGGACACACTGACTTGGGGCTAAGGGCCTGGTGGACCCCAGAGTAGCTGCAAAGTCACTCAAGCTCGTGGCTGCCGGATCCCTGGATGGTCCTCTAGGAGTGTATGTATCCTGCATCTCAACCAAAGGCCGGCCCCCTGGGAACCCATTACCCACACCCTACCTGACAGGCacgtaggaggctgaggcaaagctACAAAGGAAGACGCAGAGGCTCAGGCACTTTGAAGGAACCAGTGAATTTCTGAAGGCATTTCCTTACAGTGGTGGACCTGGCTCAGGACAGAGGCAGCCAGGCTTTCCCCATGCCGCCCAGGTTTCTCAGGGTGAGAGCAGAAACAACATTTTAAAGGATGAGGCCATTGTCACGCCCTGGGTACAACAACCAGGGAAATCACAAGAATCATTGAAAACAGGAACTCCTCTAAAATTTCAATActacactctttaaaaaaaaaaaaaaatcaaatgaaccaAAGATGCCAAGCGGTAGCTCCGAGGACCTTGGGCACCCTGTCCATTACGAGCAATGGCTGCCACAGACAGCCCCTGGTAAACCTTGGACTTGGTTATCACACATTGCCGAGGGAAGACTTCTTGTCTGGTCCAAAGGTCCTTGCTTAGTGAGGGTCCCAGTGGTGTCCTTGGCGGACTGGTGAAGGGACACTTCGGTAGGAAGAAGCCCgtaggggaagagcagggagtcAGGACATTCTCCTTCCCTACGGTGAGGGAAGGACAGAATTTTAGGAAAATCAGATTTGTCGGGAAGTGGGGTGGGTGCTGATGCTGATTTGAATGTTGATTGGTGGGCACCTGGGAGAAGACAAGGGGAGCTAGGTCGGGTGGGCAGCCCCGCCCTCCAGCACAGAACAGCGGAGGCGGGACGCTCAGAGGTTGCTGAAGAGTTCGTTTTTCTTGCTCCAGTCCATCTGCGGGGCCCGCTTGCTACTGCGCTTCTGGTGGGCCCTCTCTTTAGCCACAGCCAGGGAGATGTTGAAGTCCAAGATGgggtcagaggaggaggaggtagatgAGGGCTCCGTGGAATCGTGTCTCTTGGGACTATCTTGGGAGTTTAGctgtgaagagaaggaaggagtcgTTATGCCCACCCCTGAGGGATCCCTGGTCCTTGGCGTCAGAAGTGGATTAGATCCCTTGGAGCAATGACCAGGGTAGTCAGGTCACAAGAGCAAACTGCACCTCAGCATGTGACCTCAAGGGCAGGCTAGTGTGCCAGGAACCAGAGTAGCCCGGAAATGGCTTCCCGTAACCAACCCCCACGGGGCCAGCCTACCTCCTCACTGGTATCGCTGGAGGCAGATCTTGCCAGGGCTGGCCTGGGGCTTTCTGAAGCTGGCTCTACCAGGGCTTCACGGCTGTTCTCCTGGTACAGAGAGGAAAAAGTATGGGTTTGCAAGGAACGGGAAACTCAACTCCTGAGGAGAGAAGGGTCCTCGCTCAGGCCTTGGCCATCCATCCAAATTCCAGATTTACATTACTGCATTCCTAAAAGGATTGGGGCAGCCTGGCTCCATCCATCACCTAGGCAGGGGTGGGGAACTGCTGACCGATCATCCTCCCCAACACTCTTGAGCACTGACTCACTTGGACCAGTGACCCAGGAGGGGTTTCCTGGAGCACAGGGCTacctggtccctccctctctatTTGGCATGAAGAACACACTGATCCCTTAACCCTCTGTGGCCCTCTCCATGCCTTAACTCTTTAAGGGATAAGATGGATAGAGTATTCTAGAACCATGGATGGGGTGGCAGATCATGGCTTGATTCTTGCCTCCGCTAGGTCCCGTATGAGGAAGACTTCAAGCAGATCCTGCCAACTCCTGGCTCTATGGTCTGATTCTGAGACAGCCCATGCCTGAGTAGAGGTTTTGGCTGGGGTGTGAGCCTGGCACTCAGCCTCTTCCTGGGTCCTTCCACGGCCTCGGCTGGCTCCCAGCCTCACCCCCTTCCCTTCTGCCCGAGGAGGAGGGGTTGGAAGCGGCAGGACCAGCAGCCAGACACTGAGGTTCTGTTCTTAGGGGGAAGAATGGCCTCTTCTGTATGGTGGGAGTTGGAGGCGGGGGCTGCAGAGGGGCCCCAGGCTAGCCTTTCCCAAGTGACAGCTTTTGCCCCCTGACAGGGGCTGGGGTCCTCTGGCAGTCCTAtggctcagaactcaggaggaacTTGGAACTGGGCCCTGATGAGTGAGCCTGCGCCAGACTCTCATCCATGTCACTACTTGCCTGTCCCTAAAGAGAAGTGCTCAGGAGACCCCTTACCTTCTGTATCTCTCCATTGCTGAAGGGTTCAGGCAAGGGGCCTAGATGAGGGAGAGAGCAAAGGTCAGAAACCGCAGGAGGAGAACAGAGGAGGCTAGGGCAGCTCACCAGACTGCATACTGGAGGCCAGTCGCTACAACTTTTTTGGCTGCAACCCAGGGAGTGTACATTTGACATTTTGATGACCCAGTGTACAGAGAGGCTGTTTGACAATTTCAGAAAAcaagacctcccctcccccacccactacAGTGTAATACCTTACTTTCAActaaacatttacttttaaaatatcccAGTTGGcaaatggggattttttttttttttttttttggaggattGGGAAGGGTCATACTTGAGGAGGGCTACTTGATGCTGACTGGCAATCTGACGGACAGGACGGAACCCCCCATAATAGGGTAAGACGTGcagcgctgggaaccaaacatacAACCCTCTGTACACCAGTCAGAGCTACCGTTCTCGTCCCAGCTCGACATCTGACCCAGAATGTCAAGTTGCTGAGCTTGTTAGAGAGTTAAGGTGGGATGGAGTTCTAGGGTAACCAGTCCAAACCAAGTTCCCTTGTGGCCAGAGAGGTGAGTCAGTGGATagatacttgccaccaagccgGACGACCTGAGCTGGATTCCCCACGACCCagatggaaggatggggagaactgactcctgtaacGTTGTCCTCTGTTTTCCCACATATACCCCAGGGCAGGGCTAGGCCTAAGTATTCATATATCCCATGGGTTGCTGCTGTGACAGCAGATTTGGGGCCACACCTCAGATTATATAGCTGGCACCTGCTGCCTTGGAGAGAAAGCAATGCCAACTATCTGCCACCTGGAAATGAGGGGACAAGAAGGTTCAAGGACAGTGTCCTGGGTGAGTCAGGAGAGGTCAGTGGTGGAGAGAGCCAGGCCTGGGGTCACCTCCCACACAGCCTGTGATGACAAGCACTTGTGCCACGTTCAGAGActaggaaggatgggtggggtgCTTCTGTATACTTAGGTTACAATGCCTGTGAATCTTTCCCCTTGACAGGACTGGCCACTCTACCCCTCCCCTTGGGGAACTGAGTTATGTGGACCCTGGCCTACTGCTACAATTCTGATCCTCAGGGAGGCCCCACCCACTGCAAAGTCCAGAAAGGTTTCACTTTCAGCACAGCAGAGATCTCCCTCCAAAGCCGTCTTCCCAGGGAAAAATCAGGACTAGGGACTGAGGGGAGTGAGGGGTGCTCGGTCCCTCCTGCCTGGTGTAGAGGTCAGTTCTACTCACTTTGGCTTGGCTTAGACAGGAGGAGGTGCCAGGCCTGGCAAGATGAggatgggggagggcaggggccCAGGGACTGAAGGGAACCCACAGCTCTCCAGAGCCAGCAAGCCTGAGTTTCCAAGGTAACTTgacagaaggggggaggggagcactggGCCCCTGTCACTGGACTCTGATCTACCCAGCAAAGGCAGGAGGCTGCCCCAGAGTGTTAACTCTTTCTTCTCAGAGGGATAGCTTCAGAACTCACTGGACTAGAGAGGGACTCAGGCCATCCGTGCCTTTCAGTACAGACTGAAACCCTAACCCTCTCCTTCATGCCATTTAACTGCTGTCACCTGCCACCTTCAGACACTCTGGGCCACTGGCtgtctgggaaggagaaagaacaatCGGAGAAACTATCCCCCATGTCTGGGCAGGCCTTAGGCACTGGCCACACCCCTGACTCGGGGCACCCAACTGTGAACTCACCATCCAGGTGCTCCTGGGACGGGGTCACTCTGCACTTCTTAAAGAACTCATCTGTTTCCTTGTCTACCACCAGCAGCTTGGCTTCATCACCTCCAGCCTTGATGGCAGACACGACGTCCCCGTGCTGTTTGCCCTCCATGCAGACGCCATTGACCTGAGAGGCAGGGCAGAGATGGGGTGCTGGGGAGGGTAGGTGGAGGGGGTCCCACCTAAGAACACTGCCTTCCCTCACGTGCCTCCCAGTGGTTCTCTTGCCGGTCAGCTGGGAAGCAGGACATATGGGAAGAGCCAAAGAAAAtacccagaggagactacacaAACACAGCTGTGAGCGAGGAGAGGCCtgggagcctgggctgggctctcctccgACCGACCTCCCGCTCAGGGCCTTGGTTTTCTCACGTGTAAAGTGAGAAGTCTTGGAAAGGCTGATCTGTGGCTCTAAGGTTCTCAGACTGTGATTCTGGGAGCAGCCCAAGCCTTTAGTTCACATTTCTTCTCCTGAGCACAGTCGAGGGACAGGGTGTCTTACAGCTGAGCtcaggagggtgggggtggggggctaacCCCTCCTCATGCCAGGCATCAAAAAGGCCGTGAGGGCGGCCAGTGGCATCTGTCTAGATTTTAGCAGGTAAATCAAGCGTATACGTGACATGGTAAGCCGGAACCCGAGATGGGAAaagaagccagccagccagtccgTGTGCCCACCAAGTTGCTAGCTATACCTCCAGTCTTCCCTCACCCCCTTTCCTCCTGTCTACCCTCAGAGCTGCCTGCCATAAAGCATCTCTGCGCTGGCCATTTCCCATGGGTTAACCAAACCACACATGGTGGAAGGCTGCCCCAGAGCACCAAAGCTTAGGAGGGAAAAGCCTGGAGAACACGGTAAAGGGTGTCACCTCCACGATCCGGTCCTGGGCCCGGAGGCCAGACGCCTCTGCTGGTGAGTCCGGGTCCACTGCTCGGATGAACTGGCCTGGCTTGGATTTGTCGCTGTGCAGGTTGAAGCCATAACCATTGGGGCCTTTCTTCATGATGCAGAGCCGGGGTCGGAGCTCGCGCTGCGAGGGACAAGAAGCATCCGTGTCATTCCTTACTGTCCCGACCCTGTGTTCTCTGCCCACCCAGCCCAATGTTACCTCCCCACCTAGAAGGCTCTGGAACGATCCAATGGTGATTGGAGACTCCAGAGCAATACTAGAGGATCTGGCCCAGGGTTCAGAAAATGTGAATGGACACAGCACTGAAGCAGACTGAGTGGCTCTAAGCAAGCCACTGTCCCTGCGGCGGCTAGCTCCCCTCTTTGTCATTCTATTACATGTTTTGCTCCTCCTTGGGTGGAATCCTGCCCCACCTAGGGCTCATCTGGCCCTCTTGGCCTGGCTGGATACCTGAGGCTCAGGAGTGGGCACCTGGCCCATGTATCTGTTCTCTGTTGTGAAGGCAAGGATAGCTGTTTACTGAGAGCTGGACAGCTTGTGTACAGTAAAGCCTTTCTTCTCTAGTGGGCTCCCTTCTTGACCCGGGTGAGCCAGGCGGCCCAG
The genomic region above belongs to Rattus rattus isolate New Zealand chromosome 9, Rrattus_CSIRO_v1, whole genome shotgun sequence and contains:
- the Slc9a3r1 gene encoding Na(+)/H(+) exchange regulatory cofactor NHE-RF1 — protein: MSADAAAGEPLPRLCCLEKGPNGYGFHLHGEKGKVGQFIRLVEPGSPAEKSGLLAGDRLVEVNGENVEKETHQQVVSRIRAALNAVRLLVVDPETDEQLKKLGVPIREELLRAQEKSEHTEPPAAADTKKAGDQNEAEKSHLERRELRPRLCIMKKGPNGYGFNLHSDKSKPGQFIRAVDPDSPAEASGLRAQDRIVEVNGVCMEGKQHGDVVSAIKAGGDEAKLLVVDKETDEFFKKCRVTPSQEHLDGPLPEPFSNGEIQKENSREALVEPASESPRPALARSASSDTSEELNSQDSPKRHDSTEPSSTSSSSDPILDFNISLAVAKERAHQKRSSKRAPQMDWSKKNELFSNL